The DNA window TGCCGGTTCGCCGACCGCTGTCCCCGGGCCACCCGGGTGTGCGCCGACGAACGGCCCCCGCTGGCCGACGTCAACGGCCACCCGGCGGCCTGCCACCATCCCGCACTGGTTCTCGAGGTGACCCGCCATGACTGAGCCACTGACCGAGCTCACGGGCGTCAGCGTGGAATTCCGCGCGCCCGGCAGCTCGCTGCTCAACCGCGACCGGGTGCACGCGCTCACCGACGTCGACCTGACCGTCACGGCGGGCGAGACGCTCGGCGTCGTCGGCGAGTCCGGCTGCGGCAAGTCCACCCTGGTCAAGGTCCTGGTCGGGTTGCAACGGCCGGTCCGCGGCACCGTGCGCCTCGACGGGGAGGACATCTGGGCGCTGAGCGCGGCCCGGCGCCGGCGTCACGTCGGCAGCCGGATCGGCATGGTCTTCCAGGACCCGGCCACCTCGCTCAACCGCCGCCTGCCCGTCGAGCAGATCATCGTCGATCCGCTCGACGTGCAGCGCTGGCGCTCGCCGCGGGACCGGCAGGCCCGGGTCACCGAGCTGATGGACCTGGTCGGCCTGCCGTCCTCGGCCCGCGACGCGCTGCCCAGCCAGATGTCCGGCGGTCAGCGCCAGCGGGTCGCCATCGCTCGCGCGCTCGCGCTGGAACCGGCCCTGCTGATCGCCGACGAGCCGACCTCGGCGCTCGACGTGTCGGTGCGCGCCCAGATCCTCAACCTGCTGCTCGACCTGCGGGCGCGGCTCGGACTGGCCATGGTGTTCGTCTCGCACGACCTGCAGACGGTGCGCCGGGTCTCCGACCGGATCGTCACCATGTACCTGGGCCGGGTCGTCGAGGAGTTGCCCGCCGGGTCGATCCACGAGGGTCGTCACCCGTACACCCGGGCGTTGTTCTCGGCCGCGCCCGGCCTGCTGCATCCGATGCGGCCGATCCCGCTGAGCGGCCCGGTCCCGTCCGCGGTGCGGCCGCCGTCCGGCTGCCCGTTCCGGACCCGCTGCTGGCGGGCGGCCGACGACTGCGCGGCGGAAATGCCGCCGTACGCCGCCGACGGC is part of the Actinoplanes missouriensis 431 genome and encodes:
- a CDS encoding ABC transporter ATP-binding protein yields the protein MTEPLTELTGVSVEFRAPGSSLLNRDRVHALTDVDLTVTAGETLGVVGESGCGKSTLVKVLVGLQRPVRGTVRLDGEDIWALSAARRRRHVGSRIGMVFQDPATSLNRRLPVEQIIVDPLDVQRWRSPRDRQARVTELMDLVGLPSSARDALPSQMSGGQRQRVAIARALALEPALLIADEPTSALDVSVRAQILNLLLDLRARLGLAMVFVSHDLQTVRRVSDRIVTMYLGRVVEELPAGSIHEGRHPYTRALFSAAPGLLHPMRPIPLSGPVPSAVRPPSGCPFRTRCWRAADDCAAEMPPYAADGRYRCFHPVTTPSDLPVQELA